A section of the Kribbella sp. HUAS MG21 genome encodes:
- a CDS encoding OsmC family protein, whose protein sequence is MTFERLANSSYEVRNARGGTIRVGSGGADTDFTPVELLLAAIGTCSAIDVDVVVSRRAEPTEFRAVVRGDKIRDPEEGNRMENLAVEFTVHFPEGEDGDKAREALPRSVKMSHDRLCTVSRTVEIGTPVTTTVND, encoded by the coding sequence GTGACCTTCGAGCGCCTGGCGAACAGCAGCTACGAGGTCCGGAACGCCCGCGGCGGCACGATCCGGGTCGGCTCGGGCGGTGCGGACACCGACTTCACGCCGGTCGAGCTGCTGCTGGCGGCGATCGGGACCTGCTCGGCGATCGACGTCGACGTCGTGGTCAGCCGGCGCGCCGAGCCGACCGAGTTCCGCGCGGTGGTCCGCGGCGACAAGATCCGGGACCCCGAGGAGGGCAACCGGATGGAGAACCTCGCGGTCGAGTTCACCGTGCACTTCCCCGAGGGCGAGGACGGCGACAAGGCCCGGGAGGCGCTGCCGCGGTCGGTGAAGATGTCCCACGACCGGCTCTGCACGGTCAGCCGCACGGTCGAGATCGGCACGCCGGTCACCACCACGGTCAACGACTGA
- a CDS encoding sugar nucleotide-binding protein, protein MRLLVTGAAGLLGRELLRSAACDVVPAYFSQTLPGGVHLDVRDRAGVRDVIRAVKPDGIIHTAYLQDDWLTTAVGAVNVALESGGARLVFVSTDAVFGPRETPYAEHEPPCPITPYGAAKAAAETAIQAITPDAVIARTSLIVGSDGTSEEEQRVRRLAAGEPGAFYTENIRCPVHVGDLAAALLELLGSDLDGVTHVAGPQAVSRLELGRLIAIRDGYDPQALPSVPGTPSDVRLDCRRTQARLKTYLRPASEFLSR, encoded by the coding sequence GTGAGGTTGCTCGTCACTGGGGCCGCCGGTCTCCTGGGGCGCGAACTCCTGCGCTCGGCCGCCTGTGACGTGGTGCCCGCGTACTTCTCGCAAACTCTTCCCGGCGGGGTCCACCTCGACGTCCGCGATCGCGCCGGCGTCCGCGACGTGATCCGCGCCGTCAAGCCGGACGGGATCATCCACACCGCCTACCTGCAGGACGACTGGCTGACCACAGCGGTCGGCGCGGTCAACGTCGCGCTCGAGTCCGGCGGTGCGCGGCTAGTCTTCGTGTCGACCGACGCCGTCTTCGGACCCCGCGAGACGCCGTACGCCGAACACGAGCCGCCGTGCCCGATCACGCCGTACGGCGCCGCCAAGGCCGCCGCCGAGACGGCGATCCAGGCGATCACACCGGACGCGGTCATCGCCCGGACGTCGCTGATCGTCGGCTCGGACGGCACCTCCGAAGAGGAGCAGCGCGTACGGCGGCTCGCGGCCGGCGAACCAGGCGCGTTCTACACGGAGAACATCCGCTGCCCGGTGCACGTAGGCGACCTGGCGGCGGCGCTGCTGGAACTGCTCGGGTCCGACCTCGACGGCGTCACGCACGTCGCGGGCCCGCAGGCGGTCAGCCGGCTCGAACTCGGCCGGCTGATCGCGATCCGCGACGGCTACGACCCACAAGCGCTGCCGTCGGTGCCGGGGACCCCGTCGGACGTCCGGCTCGACTGCCGCCGGACCCAGGCGCGGCTGAAGACCTACCTGCGGCCGGCGAGCGAATTCCTCAGTCGTTGA
- a CDS encoding SDR family oxidoreductase: MRVVIAGGHGQIALRLTKLLSADGHQVIGVVRNPDHEADIAAAGGQAAVLDLEQVDVSEVAKVLDGADVAIFAAGAGPGSGNARKDTVDRGAAALFADAAEQAGVRRHIQVGSMGADRAESLTDDSTFTVYLKAKWAAEEDLRARDLDWTVLRPGSLTDDPGTGTVYLADKTGNGRVTRDDVALVLAGLCDTPASIGRTLELVAGDTPVAEALENLR; encoded by the coding sequence GCTGAGCGCCGACGGTCACCAGGTGATCGGGGTGGTGCGTAACCCGGACCACGAGGCCGACATCGCCGCGGCCGGTGGGCAGGCCGCCGTACTGGACCTCGAACAGGTCGACGTCAGTGAGGTCGCCAAGGTGCTCGACGGCGCGGACGTGGCGATCTTCGCGGCCGGCGCCGGGCCGGGCAGCGGGAACGCCCGCAAGGACACCGTCGACCGCGGCGCGGCGGCGCTGTTCGCGGACGCCGCCGAGCAGGCCGGTGTCCGGCGGCACATCCAGGTCGGCTCGATGGGCGCCGACCGGGCCGAGTCGCTGACCGACGACTCCACGTTCACCGTCTATCTCAAGGCGAAATGGGCTGCCGAGGAAGACCTGCGGGCCCGCGACCTGGACTGGACGGTGCTGCGCCCGGGCAGCCTGACCGACGACCCCGGGACCGGCACGGTGTACCTCGCCGACAAGACCGGCAACGGCCGGGTCACCCGCGACGACGTCGCGCTGGTGCTGGCCGGCCTCTGTGACACTCCGGCCTCGATCGGCCGGACGCTCGAGCTCGTCGCCGGGGACACGCCGGTCGCCGAGGCCCTCGAGAACCTCCGATGA